One stretch of Candidatus Baltobacteraceae bacterium DNA includes these proteins:
- a CDS encoding NAD(P)-dependent oxidoreductase: protein MKIALFGTGRLGSGMAERWLKSGNTVHVWNRTADKARALESFGAKAFEDPLAALDGVEIVHIILSDDAAVDGLLDRILERIPKGTLVIDHTTTSPAGAAERAARGDKAGVAFLHAPVFMSPATVREGTGLMLVCGPAARVKKAEDHLRKMTGEVWNVGEDPRHAAAFKLFGNAMIVTIVSGLSDVYGMARSVGVEPSSAHALFSHFKATNSIDIRGKKMAAGDFRPSFELTMARKDVRLMREMADAADVELHVLPAIAERIDDLIAVGLGDRDLAVMAIDAVSEAAAAG from the coding sequence ATGAAAATCGCCCTGTTCGGAACCGGAAGACTCGGAAGTGGAATGGCAGAGCGGTGGTTGAAAAGCGGCAACACCGTTCACGTTTGGAATCGCACCGCAGACAAAGCACGCGCGCTCGAATCGTTCGGAGCCAAAGCCTTCGAAGATCCGCTCGCAGCACTCGACGGCGTCGAGATCGTGCATATTATTCTTTCCGACGATGCGGCGGTCGACGGCTTGCTCGATCGCATTCTCGAGCGCATTCCAAAAGGTACGCTCGTCATCGACCACACGACGACGTCACCTGCCGGTGCGGCGGAGCGCGCCGCGCGCGGCGATAAGGCCGGCGTCGCGTTCTTGCACGCTCCCGTGTTCATGTCGCCGGCAACCGTACGCGAAGGTACGGGTTTGATGCTGGTTTGCGGTCCGGCAGCGCGCGTGAAGAAAGCCGAAGACCATCTGAGGAAAATGACGGGCGAGGTCTGGAACGTGGGCGAGGATCCGCGCCACGCAGCCGCATTCAAGCTGTTCGGAAATGCGATGATCGTAACGATCGTCAGCGGGCTTTCCGACGTCTACGGGATGGCTCGCAGCGTCGGCGTCGAGCCAAGTAGCGCGCACGCACTTTTCTCGCACTTCAAGGCCACGAACTCGATCGACATTCGCGGAAAGAAAATGGCCGCCGGAGATTTCAGGCCGTCGTTCGAGCTGACGATGGCACGCAAGGACGTGCGCCTGATGCGCGAGATGGCGGATGCCGCCGACGTCGAGCTGCACGTCTTGCCGGCAATTGCCGAGCGTATTGACGACCTGATCGCCGTCGGTTTAGGAGACCGCGATCTCGCCGTCATGGCGATCGACGCGGTTTCAGAGGCAGCTGCAGCCGGCTAG
- a CDS encoding glycerol-3-phosphate dehydrogenase/oxidase: MATRDPSSNDRFDVVIIGGGATGLGCAVDAASRGYRTALFEAGAFGTGTSSRSTKLIHGGVRYLEQFRIGLVREALAERAILRRNAPDLVKPIGIIVPVRTVFERAYYATGLRIYDALAGRANLEPSRTLSASETFEHLPNLRHQKIAGGVRYVDAQFDEMGLLAALAQTARNLGAELHEHERIVRLISTNARLNGVIARAEGGEERIVSARVVVNATGPRSDIIRRLSDPNAKQMLAPSRGSHLVFPPDVLGGSDGFIIPKTDDKRVIFALPWKGKTLVGTTEVADAPLDDDPKASDAEIDYLIAHLNRYIERQVTRAQIVDTYAGLRPLIHAGGGRSAALSREHLIESDTQGLVSVLGGKWTTYRRMAVDAIDVAARNADLQKVRSLTEDLVLSTPR; the protein is encoded by the coding sequence ATGGCAACGCGCGATCCGAGCAGCAACGACCGCTTCGACGTCGTAATCATCGGCGGCGGCGCGACGGGTCTGGGCTGCGCGGTCGACGCGGCCTCGCGCGGCTATCGCACGGCGCTTTTTGAGGCCGGGGCTTTCGGCACCGGCACGTCAAGCCGCTCGACGAAGCTGATTCACGGCGGCGTTCGTTACCTCGAACAATTCCGGATCGGCCTCGTCCGCGAAGCGCTTGCGGAGCGCGCGATCCTCCGGCGCAATGCGCCTGACCTCGTCAAACCGATCGGCATCATCGTCCCCGTCCGCACCGTGTTCGAGCGCGCTTACTACGCGACCGGGTTGCGGATTTACGACGCACTGGCCGGACGCGCGAATCTCGAACCGAGCCGGACGCTCTCCGCGAGCGAGACCTTCGAGCATCTGCCGAACTTGCGGCACCAGAAGATTGCCGGCGGAGTCCGCTACGTTGACGCGCAGTTCGACGAGATGGGTTTGCTCGCGGCGCTCGCACAGACGGCACGCAACCTCGGTGCCGAGCTCCACGAACACGAGCGAATCGTGCGACTCATTTCCACGAACGCTCGCCTTAACGGCGTGATCGCACGCGCAGAGGGCGGCGAGGAACGAATCGTCTCGGCGCGTGTGGTTGTGAACGCTACCGGACCACGGTCGGATATCATCCGCCGCCTCTCGGATCCGAATGCCAAGCAGATGCTGGCACCCAGCCGCGGATCGCACCTCGTCTTCCCGCCGGACGTCCTCGGCGGTAGCGACGGCTTTATCATTCCGAAGACCGACGACAAACGCGTCATCTTCGCGTTGCCGTGGAAAGGGAAGACGCTTGTCGGCACGACTGAAGTCGCAGATGCGCCCCTCGACGATGACCCCAAAGCCTCCGATGCCGAGATCGATTACCTAATCGCGCATCTCAATCGCTACATCGAGCGTCAGGTCACACGCGCGCAGATCGTCGACACGTACGCTGGTCTTCGGCCGCTGATTCACGCGGGCGGCGGCAGGTCAGCCGCGCTTTCGCGCGAGCATCTGATCGAAAGCGACACACAAGGCTTGGTGAGCGTCCTCGGCGGCAAATGGACGACGTATCGACGCATGGCGGTGGACGCAATCGACGTTGCAGCGCGCAATGCGGACCTTCAAAAAGTGAGATCGCTAACCGAGGATTTGGTACTTTCGACCCCAAGATAG
- the glpK gene encoding glycerol kinase GlpK has protein sequence MSKYVLALDQGTTSSRAIVFDATGSARGLAQQEFTQHFPQPGWVEHDPEEIWSTQLATARGAIADAGISPSEIATIGITNQRETTIVWERDTGNAVHRAIVWQDRRTAERCSELEAAGHAPRVARATGLRLDPYFSATKIEWLLRNIPGLRARAERGELAFGTVDAWLLWKLTGGESHATDYTNASRTLLFDLEKLAWSDELLAIFDIPRALLPEALPSLATFGATDPQLFGTSIPITGIAGDQQAALAGQAGFAPGLAKNTYGTGSFVVLHTGERIVRSKHGLLATVALGTEPGHATYALEGSIFVTGAAVQWLRDGLGIITSAAEIETLAAQVDDSDGVVFVPAFTGLGAPYWNPYARGTIVGLTRGTTRAHIARAVLDAIVLQTAEVVSAMTRDAGTALGELRVDGGAAANDLLLALQADILGCDVVRPATLETTALGAAYIAGVEAGVWRDFDEVAQHWRVGKRFHSKIIASIRDERLAAWQRAIRAATTASTS, from the coding sequence GTGAGTAAATACGTCCTCGCCCTCGATCAGGGGACAACGAGCTCACGCGCGATCGTCTTCGACGCCACCGGCAGTGCGCGTGGCTTGGCGCAGCAAGAATTCACGCAGCATTTTCCGCAACCGGGCTGGGTCGAGCACGATCCCGAAGAGATTTGGTCGACGCAGCTCGCAACGGCGCGTGGCGCAATCGCCGACGCCGGTATTTCGCCGAGTGAAATTGCGACGATCGGCATCACCAACCAACGCGAGACGACGATCGTATGGGAGCGCGACACGGGCAACGCGGTTCATCGCGCGATCGTATGGCAAGATCGCCGCACCGCCGAGCGTTGCTCGGAGCTCGAAGCTGCGGGGCACGCACCGCGCGTCGCACGCGCGACCGGCTTGCGTCTCGATCCGTATTTCTCAGCCACGAAGATCGAGTGGCTGTTGCGCAACATTCCGGGATTGCGGGCGCGCGCCGAACGCGGCGAGCTTGCATTCGGTACGGTCGACGCGTGGCTCTTATGGAAGCTCACCGGCGGTGAGTCACACGCCACCGACTACACGAACGCCTCGCGCACGCTGCTCTTCGATCTCGAAAAACTCGCCTGGAGCGACGAGCTGCTTGCGATCTTCGACATTCCACGGGCGCTATTGCCGGAAGCGCTGCCCTCGCTTGCAACGTTCGGAGCAACCGATCCGCAGCTGTTCGGCACGTCGATTCCGATCACGGGGATCGCCGGCGATCAACAGGCGGCGCTTGCGGGTCAAGCCGGCTTCGCGCCGGGTCTCGCAAAGAACACGTACGGAACCGGATCGTTCGTCGTCCTGCACACCGGCGAGCGCATCGTGCGCAGCAAGCACGGCCTTCTGGCGACCGTCGCGCTCGGAACGGAACCCGGTCATGCGACATATGCGCTCGAGGGTTCGATCTTCGTGACCGGCGCGGCCGTGCAGTGGCTGCGTGACGGACTCGGCATCATTACATCGGCGGCCGAGATCGAAACGCTTGCCGCGCAAGTCGACGACAGTGACGGCGTCGTTTTCGTCCCGGCGTTTACGGGTCTTGGAGCACCGTATTGGAATCCATACGCACGTGGAACGATCGTGGGCCTCACGCGCGGAACAACGCGCGCGCACATCGCACGGGCGGTGCTCGATGCGATCGTGTTGCAGACCGCGGAAGTCGTAAGCGCGATGACGCGCGACGCCGGAACGGCGCTCGGTGAGCTGCGTGTCGACGGCGGGGCGGCTGCAAACGATTTACTGCTTGCGCTGCAGGCCGACATACTCGGGTGCGACGTCGTCCGGCCGGCGACGCTTGAGACGACGGCGCTTGGCGCCGCGTACATCGCCGGCGTGGAGGCCGGCGTTTGGCGCGACTTCGATGAGGTGGCGCAGCACTGGCGCGTCGGCAAGCGCTTTCACTCAAAGATCATTGCGAGCATTCGTGACGAAAGGCTCGCAGCATGGCAACGCGCGATCCGAGCAGCAACGACCGCTTCGACGTCGTAA
- a CDS encoding YmdB family metallophosphoesterase, producing MRILFFGDIVGMEATQLLAHHMHKWRAETTADVIVANVENALVTQLEDPNVAYGLDEKLADILLNAGVDVLTGGNHSWDKLSSQNVYERDNVLRPHNMTEPAPGRGVLKIDVDGRPLVVVNLIGTSALYPPLKARKALDVFEELTFPKDAVVIVDFHGERVLEKRTFAHAIDGRAALVVGTHTHEPTLRLEQFPKGTFFCGDAGMCGPSLGVVGMAPEWYVRRMRGKLEPGFRLATGPIQIGAVVLDTEAEELERFLPDL from the coding sequence ATGCGGATTCTTTTCTTTGGTGACATCGTCGGTATGGAAGCAACACAGCTGCTCGCACATCACATGCACAAGTGGCGCGCGGAGACGACGGCCGACGTGATCGTCGCGAACGTCGAGAACGCGCTCGTCACCCAGTTGGAAGACCCAAACGTCGCGTACGGGTTGGACGAAAAGCTGGCCGACATTTTGCTTAATGCCGGCGTCGACGTGCTAACCGGCGGCAACCATTCTTGGGACAAGCTCTCATCGCAAAACGTCTACGAACGCGACAACGTCTTGCGTCCGCACAACATGACCGAACCGGCGCCGGGACGCGGCGTGCTCAAGATCGACGTCGACGGCCGGCCACTGGTCGTCGTCAATCTGATCGGCACGAGCGCCCTCTACCCGCCGCTCAAGGCGCGAAAAGCGCTCGACGTTTTCGAGGAGCTGACATTCCCGAAGGATGCAGTCGTGATCGTTGATTTCCACGGCGAGCGCGTTCTCGAAAAGCGAACGTTTGCGCATGCGATCGACGGACGCGCTGCACTCGTCGTCGGGACGCACACGCACGAACCGACGCTGCGCCTGGAACAGTTTCCGAAGGGTACATTTTTCTGCGGTGATGCGGGGATGTGCGGGCCGAGTCTCGGAGTCGTCGGCATGGCGCCCGAATGGTACGTCCGTCGAATGCGCGGCAAGCTCGAGCCGGGGTTTAGGCTCGCAACCGGGCCAATTCAAATCGGCGCCGTCGTGCTCGACACGGAAGCTGAAGAGCTCGAACGTTTCTTGCCGGATCTGTGA
- the ugpQ gene encoding glycerophosphodiester phosphodiesterase codes for MRGTWPYAGVVAHRGGGSLAPENTLAAFETGARFGFKLAECDVKLSGDGVLFLLHDDTIDRTSNGHGAAANLPYNEIAGFDAGSWLDAKFAGERMPTLTDLAQTLKRLDMGVNLEIKPSLGHDAQTGTSVAIEAARLWLGRTPPLLSSFSEDALGAARNAVPDLPRGLLVTKVPPDWRDRTRRLECEAIHVAHTHLDAEVVRAFKDAGLFVMAYTVNDLSRARSLAEWGVDAICTDRIDKIGPAWNDLT; via the coding sequence GTGAGGGGAACCTGGCCGTACGCGGGCGTCGTAGCACACCGCGGCGGCGGATCGTTAGCCCCGGAGAACACGCTCGCAGCGTTTGAAACTGGCGCACGCTTTGGTTTCAAGCTCGCGGAATGCGATGTCAAGCTGAGCGGTGACGGCGTGCTCTTCTTGCTACATGATGACACGATCGATCGCACGAGCAACGGTCACGGCGCGGCCGCAAATCTTCCCTACAACGAAATCGCCGGCTTCGACGCAGGCTCCTGGCTTGATGCGAAGTTCGCAGGCGAGCGAATGCCGACGCTCACCGATCTCGCGCAGACGCTGAAGCGGCTCGATATGGGCGTGAACCTCGAAATCAAGCCGTCGCTGGGACACGACGCGCAAACCGGAACCAGCGTCGCGATCGAAGCCGCGCGACTCTGGCTTGGACGAACGCCGCCGCTCCTCTCGTCGTTTTCGGAAGACGCGCTCGGTGCGGCGCGTAATGCCGTTCCGGACCTTCCACGCGGATTGCTCGTCACGAAGGTTCCGCCGGATTGGCGCGACCGTACGCGGCGCTTGGAATGCGAAGCGATTCACGTTGCGCATACGCACCTCGATGCCGAAGTCGTACGCGCGTTCAAGGATGCCGGCCTCTTCGTGATGGCTTATACCGTAAACGATCTCTCGCGCGCGCGCAGTCTCGCGGAATGGGGTGTGGACGCGATCTGCACTGATCGCATCGACAAGATCGGGCCGGCCTGGAACGACCTCACGTGA
- a CDS encoding sn-glycerol-3-phosphate import ATP-binding protein UgpC codes for MASLTFDSVAKSYNSKTFVLRDVNVDIGDGEFIVIVGPSGCGKSTLLRMVAGLESVTSGEIRINGNVVNRLEPKDRDIAMVFQNYALYPHMTVYDNMAYGLKIRKMSKADIRTRVEKAANILELNDYLTRKPRELSGGQRQRVAMGRAIVREPAVFLFDEPLSNLDAKLRVQMRSEIQSLHGRLRTTSLYVTHDQVEAMTLAHRAIVMNKGDVQQVGTPTEIYEQPATLFVASFIGSPPMNLLQGRITPGGEDFVIDGGPTLPLPKRSAEIAGREIILGIRPEHLQAATENLADGSARAELKVDYCERLGAENLAYGHWGAQNVVARLPNETLPASGQNFALAIRPRLFHFFDPSDGKRIEA; via the coding sequence GTGGCAAGTCTCACGTTTGATAGCGTCGCAAAGTCCTACAACAGCAAGACGTTCGTCTTGCGGGACGTCAATGTCGATATCGGTGACGGCGAGTTCATCGTCATCGTCGGGCCGTCGGGCTGTGGCAAATCGACCTTGTTACGCATGGTTGCCGGTCTGGAAAGCGTCACGTCCGGAGAAATCCGCATCAACGGCAACGTCGTCAACCGGCTGGAACCGAAGGATCGCGACATCGCAATGGTCTTTCAGAACTACGCACTGTATCCGCACATGACGGTCTACGACAACATGGCGTACGGTCTGAAGATTCGCAAGATGAGTAAAGCCGACATTCGCACGCGGGTCGAAAAGGCAGCGAACATCCTCGAGCTCAACGACTACTTAACCCGCAAGCCACGCGAGCTTTCGGGTGGACAGCGGCAGCGCGTGGCAATGGGACGCGCAATCGTTCGTGAACCCGCGGTATTTTTATTCGACGAGCCGCTCTCGAACCTCGATGCGAAGCTGCGCGTCCAGATGCGCTCTGAGATCCAGAGCCTGCACGGACGCTTGCGCACGACGAGCTTGTACGTCACGCACGACCAGGTCGAAGCGATGACGCTCGCACACCGCGCAATCGTGATGAATAAGGGCGACGTCCAGCAAGTTGGTACACCGACCGAAATCTACGAGCAGCCCGCAACGCTGTTCGTCGCGAGCTTCATCGGTTCGCCTCCGATGAATCTGCTGCAAGGCCGCATCACTCCGGGCGGTGAGGACTTCGTCATCGACGGTGGACCGACGCTGCCGTTGCCGAAGCGCTCGGCGGAGATCGCCGGACGGGAGATTATCCTCGGCATTCGTCCCGAGCATCTGCAAGCCGCAACCGAGAATCTCGCCGACGGGAGCGCGCGCGCCGAGCTGAAGGTCGATTATTGCGAGCGCCTCGGAGCGGAGAATCTTGCCTACGGCCATTGGGGCGCTCAAAACGTCGTCGCGCGCTTGCCGAACGAAACGTTGCCGGCGTCCGGTCAGAATTTCGCGCTTGCAATCCGGCCGAGACTTTTCCATTTTTTCGATCCCAGCGATGGTAAGCGAATAGAGGCGTGA
- the ugpE gene encoding sn-glycerol-3-phosphate ABC transporter permease UgpE: protein MIENRPLTNVLCHAVLILGVLFVAFPLYIALVAATLTAEQAVHVPLPLTPGTHLWANITDVWQHGTGNAAYPFRSMMANSFIMAIGITVGKLVISIVSAFAIVYFRFPLRTLVFWAIFVTLMLPVEVRIFPTVEVVSHLHLINSYSGLIIPLIASATSTFLFRQFFLALPDELVEAARVDGAGAMRFFFDIAVPLTKTVIAALFVIDFIYGWNQYLWPILATNVPQMITAVVGVKSMMGNGDVATAWQLVMAATLLTMLPPLLVVLFMQRWFVRGLVESEK from the coding sequence ATGATCGAAAACCGTCCGCTCACAAACGTGCTCTGCCACGCCGTACTGATCTTGGGCGTGCTCTTCGTTGCCTTTCCGCTCTACATCGCGCTGGTCGCAGCGACGCTGACCGCGGAACAAGCGGTGCACGTACCGCTGCCTCTCACGCCCGGAACGCACCTATGGGCAAACATCACCGACGTTTGGCAGCACGGTACGGGCAACGCCGCCTACCCCTTCCGCAGCATGATGGCAAACAGTTTCATCATGGCAATCGGCATCACGGTCGGCAAGCTCGTGATCTCCATCGTGTCGGCCTTCGCGATCGTGTACTTCCGTTTTCCGTTACGCACTCTTGTCTTCTGGGCGATCTTCGTGACGTTGATGCTCCCCGTCGAAGTTCGCATCTTTCCGACGGTCGAAGTCGTATCGCACTTACATCTGATCAACAGCTACTCGGGATTAATCATTCCACTCATCGCCTCGGCAACGTCGACGTTTCTGTTCCGTCAATTTTTCCTTGCGCTGCCGGATGAGCTGGTCGAAGCCGCGCGGGTCGACGGTGCGGGCGCGATGCGGTTTTTCTTCGACATCGCCGTTCCGCTGACGAAAACCGTAATCGCCGCGCTCTTCGTGATCGATTTCATCTACGGCTGGAACCAATATCTGTGGCCAATTCTCGCTACGAACGTTCCGCAGATGATTACGGCCGTCGTCGGCGTGAAGAGCATGATGGGGAACGGCGACGTCGCAACGGCCTGGCAGCTCGTGATGGCCGCAACGCTGCTCACGATGTTGCCGCCGCTGCTGGTCGTGCTCTTCATGCAGCGCTGGTTCGTGCGCGGCCTCGTCGAGTCGGAGAAATAG
- the ugpA gene encoding sn-glycerol-3-phosphate ABC transporter permease UgpA: MKRSNFGSPWLPYVLVAPQVIVTILFFLWPAGQALVQSVQAQDAFGFSTHFVGLENFRALFSDPRYLASFRTTIVFSAWVTISGLVISLVLAATANRAGRSKVIYQTLLIWPYAVPPAIAAVLWSFLFNPSLGVITYALARFGIVWNHAINPGQAMFLVVVASVWQQISYNFVFFSAGLQGIPKSLTEAAAIDGAGPLRRFFDVVMPLLSPTTFFLLVVNIVYAFFYTFPIIDAATGGGPVQATTTLVYKIFFEGFQSFDLGKSGAQSVVLMAIVIGLTVIQFRYIERKVQYG, from the coding sequence GTGAAGCGATCGAACTTTGGAAGTCCCTGGCTTCCATATGTGTTGGTCGCTCCACAGGTCATTGTAACGATCCTATTCTTCTTGTGGCCTGCCGGACAGGCGTTGGTCCAGTCCGTGCAGGCCCAAGACGCATTCGGATTCTCGACGCACTTCGTCGGACTCGAAAATTTCCGCGCGCTCTTTTCCGATCCGCGTTATCTCGCAAGCTTTCGAACGACGATCGTCTTCAGCGCCTGGGTGACGATCAGCGGTCTCGTTATCTCACTCGTCCTCGCCGCGACGGCTAACCGCGCCGGCAGAAGCAAGGTTATCTATCAGACACTGCTGATTTGGCCGTACGCCGTACCGCCTGCAATTGCGGCCGTGCTTTGGTCGTTCTTGTTCAACCCTAGCCTAGGCGTGATCACGTACGCACTCGCGCGATTCGGCATTGTCTGGAACCACGCGATCAATCCGGGACAAGCCATGTTTCTCGTCGTCGTGGCTTCGGTGTGGCAGCAGATCAGCTACAACTTCGTCTTTTTCAGCGCAGGACTGCAAGGGATTCCGAAATCGCTCACTGAGGCGGCTGCGATCGACGGTGCGGGACCACTGCGACGTTTTTTTGACGTCGTGATGCCGCTGCTCTCGCCGACCACATTTTTCTTGCTCGTCGTCAACATCGTGTACGCGTTCTTCTACACGTTCCCGATCATCGACGCCGCAACGGGCGGCGGCCCCGTTCAGGCGACGACCACGCTCGTCTACAAGATCTTCTTCGAAGGCTTCCAGAGCTTCGATCTTGGTAAATCGGGTGCGCAATCGGTCGTTTTGATGGCGATCGTGATCGGACTTACGGTCATCCAGTTCCGTTACATCGAACGCAAGGTTCAGTACGGATGA
- the ugpB gene encoding sn-glycerol-3-phosphate ABC transporter substrate-binding protein UgpB: MIRRILCLALTAAFLTLGTPQPAKAAPIEIQFWHSMGSQLGIYLNDIVDKFNASQSDYKIVALYKGTYDQSMAAGIAAYRAGDAPAILQVFEVGTATMMAAKQAVIPTWEVFQKAGVSLNTSAFIPTIAGYYSQGNPARLVSMPFNSSTAVLYYNKDAFQKAGLDPNKPPKTWDEVASDAAKLKASGMACGFTTGWQGWIQLEQYSAWEGLPYATEDNGFGGLGTKLVFNGPLQVKHIALLQKMAKDGTFTYVGRKDEPTPKFYSGDCGMLMESSGSLGDIIKYSKFKYGEAMMPYDPAKGAPQNAIIGGASLWVLNGKSPEVYKGVAKFFNFLASPDIAGLWSAETGYLPITKFAYANLQLKGFYKDHPEVPIQQMLLHPPLAWTRGVRLGNMPQIRTVVDEELENVWSQKKSAKQALDDAVARGNDLLRSFQTANGG; this comes from the coding sequence ATGATCAGACGAATCCTCTGCCTCGCGTTAACGGCCGCGTTTCTTACGCTAGGAACGCCGCAGCCCGCGAAGGCCGCTCCCATCGAAATCCAATTCTGGCACTCGATGGGATCGCAGCTCGGAATCTACCTGAACGATATCGTCGATAAATTCAATGCATCGCAGAGCGACTACAAGATCGTCGCCCTTTACAAGGGGACGTACGACCAGAGCATGGCTGCCGGGATCGCCGCGTATCGCGCGGGCGACGCACCGGCGATCTTGCAAGTCTTCGAGGTCGGGACCGCAACGATGATGGCCGCGAAGCAGGCCGTAATCCCAACGTGGGAAGTGTTTCAGAAAGCGGGAGTCTCGCTCAACACGAGCGCGTTCATCCCGACGATTGCAGGCTACTACAGCCAAGGCAATCCCGCGCGCCTGGTATCGATGCCGTTCAACAGCTCGACTGCGGTGCTCTACTATAATAAGGATGCCTTCCAAAAGGCGGGTCTCGATCCGAACAAGCCGCCGAAAACGTGGGACGAAGTAGCCTCCGACGCTGCAAAGCTCAAAGCGTCGGGAATGGCGTGTGGATTTACGACCGGTTGGCAAGGCTGGATCCAGCTCGAACAATACAGCGCGTGGGAAGGGCTGCCGTACGCGACCGAAGACAACGGCTTCGGCGGGCTGGGTACGAAGCTTGTGTTCAACGGACCGCTGCAAGTGAAGCACATTGCACTCTTGCAGAAGATGGCGAAGGATGGAACGTTCACGTACGTCGGGCGCAAAGACGAACCGACGCCGAAATTCTACAGCGGCGATTGCGGCATGTTGATGGAGTCGTCCGGATCACTGGGTGACATCATCAAGTATTCGAAATTTAAATACGGCGAAGCGATGATGCCGTACGATCCCGCCAAAGGTGCGCCGCAAAACGCGATCATCGGCGGCGCTAGTCTCTGGGTATTGAACGGAAAGTCTCCGGAAGTCTACAAGGGCGTCGCGAAGTTTTTCAACTTCCTCGCCTCGCCCGACATTGCGGGACTCTGGAGCGCGGAGACGGGCTACCTCCCAATAACCAAATTTGCGTACGCAAACCTTCAGCTCAAGGGCTTCTATAAGGATCATCCCGAGGTCCCAATCCAGCAGATGCTGTTGCATCCTCCGCTCGCGTGGACGCGTGGCGTGCGGCTCGGAAACATGCCACAGATCCGCACCGTCGTCGACGAAGAACTCGAGAACGTCTGGAGCCAAAAGAAGTCCGCGAAGCAAGCCCTAGACGATGCCGTTGCGCGCGGCAACGACCTCTTGCGGAGTTTCCAAACAGCAAACGGCGGATAA